Proteins co-encoded in one Thamnophis elegans isolate rThaEle1 chromosome 1, rThaEle1.pri, whole genome shotgun sequence genomic window:
- the KCNN1 gene encoding small conductance calcium-activated potassium channel protein 1 isoform X1, with product MTGVEQVSGNFPPLSHAGSRPTAAGECSPFTEIAMNSCRHNGGAMGPLGRLGISPRHLRELDAETQPLQTFPDSDLEVVVSKGERGKGSDPQLDGQVEEGDVPPRQPKKRSPNVGHRLGHRRALFEKRKRLSDYALIFGMFGIVVMVTETELSWGIYSKDSSYSFALKCLISLSTAILLGLIIMYHAREIQLFMVDNGADDWRIAMTYERIFFISLELLVCAIHPIPGQYVFTWTTRLAFTYATSEASTDVDITLSIPMFLRLYLIGRVMLLHSKLFTDASSRSIGALNKINFNTRFVMKTLMTICPGTVLLVFSISSWIIAAWTVRVCERYHDKQDVTSNFLGAMWLISITFLSIGYGDMVPHTYCGKGVCLLTGIMGAGCTALVVAVVARKLELTKAEKHVHNFMMDTQLSKRVKNSAANVLRETWLIYKHTKLVKKLDHAKVRKHQRKFLQAIHQLRSVKLEQRKLSDQANMLVDLSKTQSIMYDIVSELQERNEDLEKRISALEGKIDTLGFTLHALPGLVSQAIWQQQQHQPRPHPRPYGAPHGSERSLWTPTQQRQKSPSTAPHTSSNSG from the exons ATGACTGGAGTTGAGCAG GTAAGCGGGAACTTCCCCCCCCTGAGCCATGCGGGGTCCAGGCCAACGGCTGCTGGCGAGTGCAGCCCCTTCACCGAGATAGCCATGAACAGCTGCCGGCACAACGGGGGGGCCATGGGGCCGCTGGGCCGCTTGGGCATCTCCCCCCGCCACCTGCGGGAACTGGACGCCGAGACGCAGCCGCTGCAGACCTTCCCCGACTCCGACCTGGAAGTGGTGGTCTCCAAGGGAGAGCGGGGGAAGGGCTCGGACCCCCAGCTGGACGGACAGGTGGAGGAGGGGGACGTCCCCCCCCGGCAACCCAAGAAGAGGAGCCCGAACGTGGGCCATCGGCTGGGGCACCGGCGGGCACTCTTTGAGAAGCGGAAGCGGCTAAGCGACTACGCCCTCATCTTCGGCATGTTTGGCATCGTGGTGATGGTGACGGAGACGGAGCTCTCCTGGGGCATCTACTCCAAG gATTCTTCCTACTCCTTTGCCCTGAAATGCCTCATCAGCCTCTCCACCGCCATCCTGCTGGGGCTGATCATCATGTACCACGCCCGGGAGATccag CTCTTCATGGTGGACAACGGGGCGGACGACTGGCGCATCGCCATGACCTACGAGCGCATCTTCTTCATCTCCCTGGAGCTGCTGGTCTGCGCCATCCACCCCATCCCCGGCCAGTACGTCTTCACCTGGACCACCCGGCTGGCCTTCACCTACGCCACCTCGGAGGCCAGCACGGACGTGGACATCACCCTCTCCATCCCCATGTTCCTGCGCCTCTACCTGATCGGGCGGGTGATGCTCCTGCACAGCAAGCTCTTCACCGACGCCTCTTCGCGCAGCATCGGCGCCCTCAACAAGATCAACTTCAACACCCGCTTCGTCATGAAGACCCTCATGACCATCTGCCCCGGCACCGTCCTGCTGGTCTTCAGCATCTCCTCCTGGATCATCGCCGCCTGGACGGTGCGCGTCTGCGAGAG gtaCCACGACAAGCAGGACGTCACCAGCAACTTCCTGGGCGCCATGTGGCTCATCTCCATCACCTTCCTCTCCATCGGCTACGGGGACATGGTCCCCCACACCTACTGTGGGAAGGGGGTCTGCCTGCTCACCGGGATTATG GGCGCAGGGTGCACAGCGCTGGTGGTAGCCGTGGTGGCCcggaaactagaactcaccaaaGCGGAGAAACACGTCCACAACTTCATGATGGACACCCAACTCTCCAAGCGG gTGAAAAACTCAGCGGCCAACGTGCTCAGGGAAACGTGGCTCATCTACAAACACACCAAGCTGGTGAAAAAGCTCGACCATGCCAAGGTGCGGAAACACCAGCGTAAGTTCCTCCAAGCCATCCATCA GCTGAGGAGCGTGAAGCTGGAGCAGAGGAAGCTGAGCGACCAAGCCAACATGCTGGTGGATCTATCCAAG ACCCAGAGCATCATGTATGACATAGTGTCCGAGCTGCAGGAGCGCAACGAAGACCTGGAGAAGCGCATCAGTGCGCTGGAGGGCAAAATTGACACGCTGGGGTTCACCCTGCATGCGCTGCCCGGCCTCGTCAGCCAAGCcatctggcagcagcagcagcaccagccCCGGCCCCACCCAAGGCCCTACGGCGCCCCCCACGGCTCGGAGCGCTCTCTCTGGACCCCCACGCAGCAGCGGCAGAAGTCTCCCTCCACCGCCCCCCACACGTCCTCCAACAGCGGGTGA
- the KCNN1 gene encoding small conductance calcium-activated potassium channel protein 1 isoform X2, which yields MNSCRHNGGAMGPLGRLGISPRHLRELDAETQPLQTFPDSDLEVVVSKGERGKGSDPQLDGQVEEGDVPPRQPKKRSPNVGHRLGHRRALFEKRKRLSDYALIFGMFGIVVMVTETELSWGIYSKDSSYSFALKCLISLSTAILLGLIIMYHAREIQLFMVDNGADDWRIAMTYERIFFISLELLVCAIHPIPGQYVFTWTTRLAFTYATSEASTDVDITLSIPMFLRLYLIGRVMLLHSKLFTDASSRSIGALNKINFNTRFVMKTLMTICPGTVLLVFSISSWIIAAWTVRVCERYHDKQDVTSNFLGAMWLISITFLSIGYGDMVPHTYCGKGVCLLTGIMGAGCTALVVAVVARKLELTKAEKHVHNFMMDTQLSKRVKNSAANVLRETWLIYKHTKLVKKLDHAKVRKHQRKFLQAIHQLRSVKLEQRKLSDQANMLVDLSKTQSIMYDIVSELQERNEDLEKRISALEGKIDTLGFTLHALPGLVSQAIWQQQQHQPRPHPRPYGAPHGSERSLWTPTQQRQKSPSTAPHTSSNSG from the exons ATGAACAGCTGCCGGCACAACGGGGGGGCCATGGGGCCGCTGGGCCGCTTGGGCATCTCCCCCCGCCACCTGCGGGAACTGGACGCCGAGACGCAGCCGCTGCAGACCTTCCCCGACTCCGACCTGGAAGTGGTGGTCTCCAAGGGAGAGCGGGGGAAGGGCTCGGACCCCCAGCTGGACGGACAGGTGGAGGAGGGGGACGTCCCCCCCCGGCAACCCAAGAAGAGGAGCCCGAACGTGGGCCATCGGCTGGGGCACCGGCGGGCACTCTTTGAGAAGCGGAAGCGGCTAAGCGACTACGCCCTCATCTTCGGCATGTTTGGCATCGTGGTGATGGTGACGGAGACGGAGCTCTCCTGGGGCATCTACTCCAAG gATTCTTCCTACTCCTTTGCCCTGAAATGCCTCATCAGCCTCTCCACCGCCATCCTGCTGGGGCTGATCATCATGTACCACGCCCGGGAGATccag CTCTTCATGGTGGACAACGGGGCGGACGACTGGCGCATCGCCATGACCTACGAGCGCATCTTCTTCATCTCCCTGGAGCTGCTGGTCTGCGCCATCCACCCCATCCCCGGCCAGTACGTCTTCACCTGGACCACCCGGCTGGCCTTCACCTACGCCACCTCGGAGGCCAGCACGGACGTGGACATCACCCTCTCCATCCCCATGTTCCTGCGCCTCTACCTGATCGGGCGGGTGATGCTCCTGCACAGCAAGCTCTTCACCGACGCCTCTTCGCGCAGCATCGGCGCCCTCAACAAGATCAACTTCAACACCCGCTTCGTCATGAAGACCCTCATGACCATCTGCCCCGGCACCGTCCTGCTGGTCTTCAGCATCTCCTCCTGGATCATCGCCGCCTGGACGGTGCGCGTCTGCGAGAG gtaCCACGACAAGCAGGACGTCACCAGCAACTTCCTGGGCGCCATGTGGCTCATCTCCATCACCTTCCTCTCCATCGGCTACGGGGACATGGTCCCCCACACCTACTGTGGGAAGGGGGTCTGCCTGCTCACCGGGATTATG GGCGCAGGGTGCACAGCGCTGGTGGTAGCCGTGGTGGCCcggaaactagaactcaccaaaGCGGAGAAACACGTCCACAACTTCATGATGGACACCCAACTCTCCAAGCGG gTGAAAAACTCAGCGGCCAACGTGCTCAGGGAAACGTGGCTCATCTACAAACACACCAAGCTGGTGAAAAAGCTCGACCATGCCAAGGTGCGGAAACACCAGCGTAAGTTCCTCCAAGCCATCCATCA GCTGAGGAGCGTGAAGCTGGAGCAGAGGAAGCTGAGCGACCAAGCCAACATGCTGGTGGATCTATCCAAG ACCCAGAGCATCATGTATGACATAGTGTCCGAGCTGCAGGAGCGCAACGAAGACCTGGAGAAGCGCATCAGTGCGCTGGAGGGCAAAATTGACACGCTGGGGTTCACCCTGCATGCGCTGCCCGGCCTCGTCAGCCAAGCcatctggcagcagcagcagcaccagccCCGGCCCCACCCAAGGCCCTACGGCGCCCCCCACGGCTCGGAGCGCTCTCTCTGGACCCCCACGCAGCAGCGGCAGAAGTCTCCCTCCACCGCCCCCCACACGTCCTCCAACAGCGGGTGA